From one Gemmatimonadaceae bacterium genomic stretch:
- a CDS encoding peptide ABC transporter substrate-binding protein, giving the protein MKRSAAGVVLLCTLSACDRRAESGAVTGGTIVVAVAADVDALIPPLVTSTQGRQVTDLIFDRLADIGDSLNTTGDYGFRPRLAERWTWSPDSLQITFTLNPLARWHDGRAVTARDVRFTHQLFQDPEVAAPLAALLANIDSVSAPDSLTAIFWFRGRSPQQFFDAVYNLLIVPEHLLGGAPRSQLRGTAFARSPVGSGRFRFARWQPAVSLEVVADTNNYAGRPNIDRVIWTVSPDFTTASTKLLAGEADAFEAVRPEMIPEIQKNPALRLVTYPGLEYGFLQFNLRDPRRPSLPHPLFGDRPTRVAISAALDRAALVRNVFDTLATVAIGPTVRGYVGADPTLPRIGYDSALANAVLDSLGWRRGRDGVRTRGGRQLAFSIVTPTSSRNRGRMAVLIQEQLRGIGVAVEIESLDNAAFLTKMRDRSFDAALGGWRLDPAPGIRQTWGTAGSRAPGGTNFGSYESPEFDLHVDSALSTMDPVEAHAHMRRAYEVIIRDAPAVWLYEPLSMLALHSRIRPGVLRRDAWWAHLADWTIDPDARLPRDNIGLTPTP; this is encoded by the coding sequence TTGAAACGCTCCGCAGCCGGCGTCGTCCTCCTGTGCACGTTGAGCGCGTGCGACCGGCGGGCCGAGTCCGGCGCCGTGACCGGCGGCACGATCGTCGTCGCCGTCGCGGCCGACGTGGACGCGCTGATTCCGCCGTTGGTGACATCCACGCAGGGACGGCAGGTCACGGACCTGATCTTCGACCGGCTCGCGGACATCGGCGATTCGCTCAACACCACCGGCGACTACGGCTTCCGGCCGCGGCTCGCGGAGCGGTGGACGTGGAGCCCGGACTCGCTCCAGATCACGTTCACGCTGAACCCGCTCGCCCGCTGGCACGACGGGCGCGCCGTCACCGCCCGCGACGTCCGGTTCACGCACCAGCTCTTTCAGGACCCGGAAGTAGCGGCGCCGCTGGCCGCGCTGCTGGCGAACATCGATTCGGTGAGCGCGCCCGATTCGCTCACCGCGATCTTCTGGTTCAGGGGCCGCTCGCCGCAGCAGTTCTTCGACGCGGTGTACAACCTGCTCATCGTTCCCGAGCATCTGCTCGGCGGCGCGCCGCGCTCCCAGCTGCGCGGGACGGCGTTCGCGCGGTCGCCTGTCGGAAGCGGCCGCTTCCGTTTCGCGCGCTGGCAGCCGGCGGTCTCGCTGGAAGTCGTAGCCGACACCAACAACTACGCCGGCCGGCCGAACATCGACCGCGTGATCTGGACGGTGTCGCCCGATTTCACGACCGCGTCCACCAAGCTGCTAGCCGGTGAGGCGGACGCGTTCGAGGCCGTGCGGCCCGAAATGATACCGGAGATACAGAAGAACCCCGCGCTCCGGCTGGTCACGTATCCCGGCCTGGAGTACGGCTTCCTTCAGTTCAACCTGCGCGACCCCCGCCGGCCGTCGCTGCCGCACCCTCTTTTCGGCGACCGCCCGACACGCGTCGCAATATCGGCGGCGCTGGACCGTGCGGCGCTCGTGCGCAACGTATTCGACACTCTCGCGACCGTGGCCATCGGTCCGACCGTGCGGGGCTACGTCGGAGCCGATCCCACCCTGCCGCGGATCGGGTACGACTCCGCGCTGGCCAACGCGGTGCTCGACTCTCTCGGATGGAGACGCGGGCGCGACGGCGTGCGCACGCGCGGGGGACGGCAGCTCGCGTTCTCCATCGTCACTCCGACGTCGAGCCGGAACAGGGGTAGGATGGCCGTGCTGATTCAGGAGCAGCTGCGCGGGATCGGCGTAGCGGTGGAGATCGAGTCGCTGGACAACGCGGCGTTCCTGACGAAAATGAGGGATCGCTCGTTCGATGCAGCGCTCGGCGGCTGGCGGCTGGATCCCGCGCCGGGAATCAGACAGACGTGGGGAACCGCCGGATCCCGCGCACCCGGCGGAACCAACTTCGGGTCCTACGAGAGTCCGGAGTTCGACCTGCACGTGGACAGCGCGCTGTCCACGATGGACCCCGTGGAGGCGCACGCGCACATGCGCCGCGCGTACGAGGTGATCATCCGGGACGCGCCCGCGGTGTGGCTGTACGAGCCGCTCTCGATGCTCGCGCTGCACAGCCGCATCCGGCCCGGCGTTCTGCGGCGGGACGCTTGGTGGGCGCATCTCGCGGATTGGACGATCGACCCCGACGCGCGACTGCCGCGCGACAATATCGGTCTGACTCCGACGCCGTGA
- a CDS encoding ABC transporter permease, which produces MIAFLLRRAVHTLVVVAAVATLVFVLIHAAPGDPFAGSLDNPNVTEEVRARWRASYGLDQPLPVQYGRYLARLARGDLGWSFSRQQPVSAVIGDSLPRTLLLVGLALVFAFGAGVALALAQTRRRGRPFDRVAGGLSLVLLSMPDFWLGLLLLLVFSYWIPLFPVGGMTDVVEYPYLGAGARLLDRAHHIVLPLATLVLAAAAAVARYQRAALLEVLPRDYIRSARAKGVDERAVVRRHALRNALMPAITLLGTSLPALVGGVVFVEKVFSWPGMGLVAVDAVSSRDYPLVLAVVIVGTVVVAAGNLLADVLYRVADPRLRDG; this is translated from the coding sequence GTGATCGCGTTCCTACTGCGTCGCGCCGTCCATACGCTCGTAGTAGTCGCCGCAGTCGCAACGCTCGTTTTCGTCCTGATTCACGCGGCCCCCGGCGATCCCTTCGCCGGCTCGCTCGACAACCCGAACGTCACCGAGGAAGTGCGCGCGCGCTGGCGCGCGTCGTACGGGCTCGACCAGCCCCTCCCGGTACAATACGGCCGCTACCTTGCGCGCCTCGCCCGGGGAGATCTCGGCTGGTCCTTCTCGCGGCAGCAGCCGGTGAGCGCGGTGATCGGCGATTCGCTCCCGCGCACGCTGCTGCTCGTGGGGCTCGCGCTGGTGTTCGCGTTCGGCGCGGGAGTCGCGCTCGCGCTCGCGCAGACGCGCAGGCGCGGGCGGCCGTTCGATCGCGTCGCCGGCGGGCTGTCGCTTGTCCTGCTCTCGATGCCCGACTTCTGGCTCGGACTCCTGCTGCTGCTCGTCTTCAGCTACTGGATCCCCCTGTTCCCCGTCGGCGGAATGACGGACGTGGTGGAGTACCCGTATCTCGGCGCCGGCGCGCGCCTGCTCGACCGCGCGCACCACATCGTCCTCCCGCTCGCCACTCTCGTTCTCGCGGCGGCCGCCGCCGTCGCGCGCTACCAGCGCGCGGCGCTGCTCGAAGTGCTGCCGCGCGATTACATCCGATCCGCGCGCGCGAAGGGCGTGGACGAGCGCGCCGTCGTCCGCCGGCACGCGCTGCGCAACGCGCTGATGCCGGCCATCACGCTGCTCGGCACCAGCCTGCCGGCGCTGGTCGGCGGCGTGGTGTTCGTCGAGAAGGTCTTTTCCTGGCCGGGAATGGGACTCGTGGCCGTAGACGCCGTCTCCTCGCGCGACTACCCGCTGGTGCTGGCGGTCGTGATCGTCGGCACCGTGGTCGTGGCGGCGGGAAATCTTCTGGCGGACGTGTTGTATCGCGTGGCCGATCCCAGGCTGCGCGATGGCTGA
- a CDS encoding ABC transporter permease has translation MAERPLAVPAPRPMRMGTRVAVAALAVIVLAAVAAPLIAPYDPFAQPDIVGGNILPPTPEHPLGTDQFSRDVLSRVLFGARVSLLVGLLATTVAVTVGTAWGLAAGYVGGVVDEIMMRLVDALMSIPRVLLVLALVALWGRMSTTGLVLLLGLTGWFQLSRLVRAEVLTARETDYVASARALGAHDFRIAVRHVLPNVLPPIIVFATIGLGNVIVLEAGLSYLGFGIQPPIPSWGNMIRDGSELMTAAWWISLFPGLAIVATVVAVNALGDGLRQALGHTDSYAHE, from the coding sequence ATGGCTGAGCGGCCGCTCGCGGTGCCGGCGCCGCGCCCGATGCGGATGGGCACGAGGGTGGCGGTCGCCGCTCTCGCCGTCATCGTGCTCGCAGCGGTGGCGGCTCCGTTGATCGCCCCGTACGACCCCTTCGCCCAGCCCGACATCGTCGGCGGCAACATCCTGCCGCCGACGCCGGAACATCCGCTGGGGACCGACCAGTTCAGCCGCGACGTGCTGAGCAGGGTGCTGTTCGGCGCGCGGGTCTCGCTGCTGGTCGGACTGCTGGCCACCACTGTGGCCGTGACCGTCGGGACTGCCTGGGGTCTCGCCGCGGGGTACGTCGGCGGCGTGGTGGACGAGATCATGATGCGCCTGGTGGACGCCCTGATGTCCATCCCGCGCGTCCTGCTCGTGCTGGCGCTCGTGGCGCTGTGGGGGCGGATGTCCACTACGGGGCTGGTGCTCCTGCTGGGGCTCACGGGCTGGTTCCAGCTCAGCCGCCTGGTGCGCGCCGAAGTGCTGACGGCGCGGGAAACGGACTATGTGGCCTCGGCCCGGGCGCTGGGCGCGCACGACTTTCGCATCGCGGTCCGCCATGTGCTCCCGAACGTGCTCCCGCCCATTATCGTTTTTGCGACGATCGGACTCGGCAACGTCATCGTGCTCGAGGCGGGACTCTCCTACCTGGGGTTCGGGATACAGCCTCCGATTCCGAGCTGGGGCAACATGATCCGCGACGGCTCCGAGCTGATGACGGCGGCGTGGTGGATCTCCCTCTTTCCGGGCCTTGCCATAGTGGCGACGGTGGTGGCGGTGAACGCTCTGGGCGACGGACTCCGGCAGGCGCTCGGACACACGGACAGCTACGCGCATGAGTAG
- a CDS encoding ABC transporter ATP-binding protein has protein sequence MSSPLLTVKDLRTYFYLGGDAVARSVDGVSFSIDAGETVGIVGESGCGKSVTALSIMRLIRSPGRVEPGSRIEFDGKDLIALDEESMRRIRGNRIAMIFQEPMSALNPVFTVGDQIAEVARIHAGATRREAWKKAVEMLGLTGIPAPDRRAKQYPHQLSGGMRQRVLIAMALVMNPALIIADEPTTALDVTIQAQILELLRDVQQKFGTAVLLITHDLGVIAEMTQRVIVMYGGEVVEQTSTPELFTSAHHPYSEGLLHAMPRVGDKRERLNVIPGTVPPPTAWPSGCRFHDRCKYSWERAEREHPPLYTIAPGHVSRCHLAEEPQRRNEPHRPLVARRRIDAS, from the coding sequence ATGAGTAGTCCGCTCCTCACCGTGAAGGACCTGCGCACGTACTTCTATCTCGGCGGCGACGCCGTGGCGCGCTCGGTGGACGGCGTGTCCTTCAGCATCGACGCGGGCGAGACGGTCGGGATCGTCGGCGAATCGGGGTGCGGCAAATCGGTGACCGCGCTCTCGATCATGCGGCTGATCCGCTCCCCCGGCAGAGTCGAGCCGGGGAGCAGGATCGAGTTCGACGGCAAGGACCTGATCGCGCTCGACGAGGAATCCATGCGGCGGATCCGCGGCAACCGGATCGCCATGATCTTCCAGGAGCCGATGTCCGCGCTGAACCCCGTGTTCACGGTCGGCGACCAGATCGCCGAAGTCGCGCGGATTCACGCGGGCGCGACACGGCGCGAGGCGTGGAAGAAGGCCGTGGAGATGCTCGGGCTCACCGGCATCCCCGCGCCCGACCGGCGGGCGAAGCAGTACCCGCATCAGCTCTCCGGCGGAATGCGCCAGCGCGTGCTGATCGCGATGGCGCTGGTGATGAACCCGGCGCTCATCATCGCGGACGAGCCGACGACGGCGCTCGACGTGACGATCCAGGCGCAGATCCTCGAGCTGCTGCGCGACGTGCAGCAGAAGTTCGGCACCGCCGTGCTGCTGATCACGCACGACCTCGGCGTGATCGCGGAGATGACGCAGCGCGTCATCGTGATGTACGGCGGCGAGGTGGTGGAGCAGACGTCCACGCCCGAGCTGTTCACGTCCGCGCACCATCCGTACTCCGAGGGGCTGCTGCACGCCATGCCGCGGGTCGGCGACAAGCGCGAGCGGCTGAACGTGATTCCCGGCACGGTGCCGCCGCCGACCGCGTGGCCAAGCGGCTGCCGCTTTCACGACCGGTGCAAGTACTCGTGGGAGCGCGCGGAGCGCGAGCACCCGCCGCTATACACCATCGCGCCCGGTCATGTGAGCCGCTGTCATCTGGCCGAGGAGCCGCAGCGGCGGAACGAGCCGCACAGGCCGCTCGTCGCGCGGCGGAGGATCGACGCGTCATGA
- a CDS encoding oligopeptide/dipeptide ABC transporter ATP-binding protein yields the protein MTAASVGNGQPLLSVRNLTKAFRSRKGLLGPAEVVYAVNDVSFDVYDGETLAIVGESGCGKTTTGRSILRLIEPTSGEITFAGQNVADLKGGALRRMRREMQIIFQDPFSSLNPRMTVGAIIREGMLIHGLATRAEADKRAGALLEEVGLRAEYASRYPHEFSGGQRQRIGVARALSVEPRLIICDEPVSALDVSVQAQVINLLQDLQRERSLTYIFIAHDLSVVEHIADRVAVMYLGKIVELGRSEALFSRPLMPYTQALLSAAPVPDPARRRERIVLQGDVPSPANLPSGCVFHPRCHHPARDEACGKIAPPLEEKEAGHFAACIKQPPTKVTWEEQQRAGGVHEPRRYLPVAALH from the coding sequence ATGACCGCCGCGTCAGTCGGAAACGGTCAGCCGCTGCTGTCGGTGCGGAACCTGACGAAGGCGTTCCGCTCGCGGAAAGGGCTGCTCGGGCCGGCCGAGGTCGTGTACGCGGTCAACGACGTGTCGTTCGACGTGTACGACGGCGAGACGCTCGCGATCGTCGGCGAATCCGGCTGCGGCAAGACGACCACCGGCCGCTCGATTCTCCGCCTGATCGAGCCGACGTCGGGAGAAATCACATTCGCCGGCCAGAACGTGGCGGATCTGAAAGGCGGCGCGCTCCGGCGGATGCGGCGCGAGATGCAGATAATCTTCCAGGATCCGTTCTCCTCGCTGAATCCGCGCATGACCGTGGGCGCAATCATCCGCGAGGGGATGCTGATCCACGGCCTCGCTACCCGCGCGGAAGCGGACAAGCGGGCCGGCGCCCTGCTCGAGGAAGTAGGCTTGCGCGCTGAGTACGCGTCGCGCTATCCGCACGAGTTTTCCGGCGGCCAGCGCCAGCGGATCGGCGTCGCCCGGGCGCTGTCCGTGGAGCCGCGGCTGATAATCTGCGACGAGCCGGTATCCGCGCTCGACGTGTCGGTGCAGGCGCAGGTGATCAACCTGCTGCAGGACCTGCAGCGGGAGCGCAGCCTCACCTACATCTTCATCGCGCACGACCTGTCGGTGGTCGAGCACATCGCCGACCGCGTCGCCGTGATGTATCTCGGCAAGATCGTAGAGCTGGGCCGGTCCGAGGCGCTGTTCAGCCGGCCGCTCATGCCGTACACGCAAGCGTTGCTCTCCGCGGCTCCCGTGCCGGATCCGGCGCGCAGGCGCGAGCGCATCGTGCTGCAGGGCGACGTCCCCTCCCCCGCGAACCTTCCGAGCGGCTGCGTGTTCCACCCGCGCTGCCACCACCCCGCCAGGGACGAGGCGTGCGGGAAGATCGCCCCGCCGCTCGAGGAGAAGGAGGCCGGCCACTTCGCCGCGTGCATCAAGCAGCCGCCAACCAAGGTGACCTGGGAGGAGCAGCAACGTGCCGGTGGCGTGCATGAGCCCAGGCGGTATCTTCCCGTGGCGGCGCTGCACTGA
- a CDS encoding peptide MFS transporter, protein MSGIVDVGATTIDRPPALDDRALFGHPRGLGLLFVVEMWERFSYYGMRALLVLYLVNALHWPDGDAARLYGAYTGLVYLTPLIGGYLADRIIGTRRSLVIGGIVIALGHFVLAFGPGAVPEGQTLKDMGQLIPFYLGLALVVIGTGFFKPNVSTMVGQIYLEGDVRRDSGFTIFYMGINLGAFIAPLVCGYLGQRVGWHYGFGAAGVGMTLGLIIYMWGRDRYLPGIGLHAKHDPNNAAAVAAESMEVPWNPWAVTIGAALGAGLVFLGAGDIHPVDLTIRMAIAGMGVAAAVLAISGTRGEERNRVIALFIVVFFVIFFWMAFEQAGSSMNLFADRHTNMNISGWEMPSSWFQSMNPLFILVFAPVFAIIWISLGRRGMEPSTPLKMVLGLVLLGTGFLFLVVAGRSVDQGFQVSAMWLTMAYLFHTLGELCLSPVGLSYVTKVAPYKFASLLMGAWFLASSAASYLGGWLAAQTETITSQASFFSIPVATSFGAAFLLLLLVPLLKRLTRSVKA, encoded by the coding sequence ATGTCGGGCATTGTCGACGTAGGCGCAACGACCATCGATAGACCGCCGGCGCTGGACGACCGCGCGCTGTTCGGACATCCACGCGGTCTCGGGCTGCTGTTCGTCGTCGAGATGTGGGAGCGGTTCTCGTACTACGGCATGCGGGCCCTGCTCGTCCTGTACCTCGTCAACGCGCTGCACTGGCCAGACGGCGACGCCGCGCGGCTGTACGGCGCGTACACCGGCCTGGTCTATCTCACGCCGCTGATCGGCGGCTACCTCGCCGACAGGATCATCGGCACCCGGCGCTCGCTCGTGATCGGCGGAATCGTCATCGCGCTGGGGCATTTCGTGCTTGCGTTCGGGCCGGGTGCGGTGCCAGAGGGCCAAACGCTCAAGGACATGGGACAGCTGATCCCGTTCTACCTCGGGCTCGCGCTCGTCGTCATCGGCACCGGCTTCTTCAAGCCGAACGTCTCGACGATGGTCGGACAGATCTATCTCGAGGGCGACGTCCGGCGCGATTCGGGCTTCACGATCTTCTACATGGGCATCAACCTCGGCGCGTTCATCGCGCCGCTGGTGTGCGGCTACCTCGGCCAGAGAGTCGGCTGGCACTATGGCTTCGGCGCCGCCGGAGTCGGCATGACGCTCGGCCTCATCATCTACATGTGGGGCCGGGACAGGTATCTCCCGGGGATCGGCCTGCACGCCAAGCACGATCCGAACAACGCGGCCGCCGTCGCGGCGGAGTCCATGGAAGTGCCGTGGAATCCGTGGGCCGTCACCATCGGCGCCGCGCTGGGCGCGGGCCTCGTCTTCCTCGGAGCCGGCGACATCCATCCGGTGGACCTCACTATCCGCATGGCCATCGCCGGCATGGGCGTGGCGGCAGCGGTGCTCGCGATCTCCGGCACGCGCGGCGAAGAGCGCAACCGCGTGATCGCGCTGTTCATCGTCGTCTTCTTCGTGATCTTCTTCTGGATGGCGTTCGAGCAGGCGGGCAGCTCGATGAACCTGTTCGCCGACCGCCACACGAACATGAACATCAGCGGCTGGGAGATGCCGTCGAGCTGGTTCCAGTCCATGAACCCGCTGTTCATCCTCGTATTCGCGCCGGTGTTCGCGATCATCTGGATCTCGCTCGGCCGCCGCGGCATGGAGCCGTCGACACCGCTGAAGATGGTGCTCGGACTCGTGCTGCTCGGCACCGGTTTCCTGTTCCTCGTCGTCGCCGGCCGCTCGGTCGATCAGGGGTTCCAGGTGAGCGCGATGTGGCTCACGATGGCGTACCTGTTTCACACGCTGGGCGAGCTGTGCCTGTCGCCCGTCGGGCTGTCCTACGTCACCAAGGTGGCGCCGTACAAGTTCGCGTCGCTGCTGATGGGTGCGTGGTTTCTGGCGAGCTCGGCCGCGAGCTACCTAGGCGGCTGGCTTGCGGCGCAGACGGAGACCATCACCTCGCAGGCGAGCTTCTTCTCGATCCCCGTGGCGACCTCCTTCGGCGCGGCGTTCCTGCTGCTGCTGCTCGTGCCGCTGCTCAAGCGCCTTACCCGGAGCGTGAAGGCCTAG
- a CDS encoding gamma-glutamyl-gamma-aminobutyrate hydrolase family protein, with protein MYTGPVVAVTASIQEEEEPRRVRLNAAYLTALENAGLVPLVVPPLADPHAADRILAGVDGLVLTGGEDVAPDYFGEERHPALGTVNKVRDATEIALISAARRLRMPVLAICRGIQVLNVECGGSLIQDIAAQRPGALAHSGDGERNETVHSVTIEDDSILALATGAVRLDVNSLHHQAIDRLGDGLRVTASAPDGIIEGVESSDDWWVLAVQWHPEEMDAGAQPGAEPGPLFKAFAEAVRSF; from the coding sequence TTGTACACAGGGCCAGTCGTCGCTGTCACTGCATCCATCCAGGAAGAAGAAGAACCCCGCCGCGTCCGATTGAACGCGGCCTATCTCACGGCCCTGGAGAACGCAGGGCTCGTACCACTCGTTGTTCCGCCGCTGGCCGACCCGCATGCGGCCGACCGGATCCTCGCGGGAGTGGACGGCCTGGTGCTGACCGGCGGAGAGGACGTCGCGCCCGACTACTTCGGGGAGGAGCGCCATCCAGCGCTCGGCACCGTCAACAAGGTGCGCGACGCAACCGAGATCGCGCTGATCTCCGCGGCGCGTCGGCTCCGGATGCCGGTGCTGGCGATCTGCCGCGGAATCCAGGTGCTCAACGTGGAATGCGGCGGAAGCCTCATCCAGGACATCGCCGCGCAGCGGCCGGGCGCCCTCGCGCACAGCGGAGACGGCGAACGAAATGAAACCGTGCATTCCGTGACGATCGAAGATGATTCCATTCTCGCGCTCGCGACGGGCGCGGTCCGGCTCGACGTGAACTCGCTGCACCATCAGGCCATCGACCGGCTGGGCGATGGGCTGCGGGTGACCGCGAGCGCGCCGGACGGGATCATCGAGGGCGTGGAGAGCAGCGACGACTGGTGGGTGCTCGCCGTGCAGTGGCATCCGGAGGAGATGGACGCGGGCGCGCAGCCGGGCGCCGAGCCTGGCCCGCTGTTCAAGGCGTTCGCCGAAGCGGTTCGATCGTTCTGA
- a CDS encoding glycosyltransferase, which yields MGLDIVHVDAGASWRGGQRQALLLAAGLREIGDECLLIAQPRGPLSARARMAGLRVAPVRMPSEWSPRAVRQIRSLIRDLAPAIVHAHDARGHALALLALASLPREKRPPLIVTRRVVFPPRSARLKYGGRVARFIAISQAVRDAMAAAGIAPGRISVVYSGVPAPVVTAPRDWRKECHWPANSVICGVVGAMTGEKGVAEVAAIARRLPADAARKARLVLIGGERADRSTMGGIEVHRPGFIEDVHDAMAGLDALWHPSSSEGLGTAVIDAMALGIPPVAYATGGLPELIEDGVSGLLAPAGDVAALAAAAASLIRDAALRARLSAAGPPRGALFGVERMVRGTRAVYGEVLSPEP from the coding sequence GTGGGGCTCGATATCGTGCACGTCGACGCCGGCGCGAGCTGGCGGGGCGGGCAGCGTCAGGCGCTGCTCCTCGCCGCGGGGCTGCGGGAGATCGGCGACGAATGCCTGCTGATCGCGCAGCCGCGCGGACCGCTGTCGGCCCGAGCGCGAATGGCCGGCTTGCGAGTCGCGCCGGTGCGAATGCCGAGCGAATGGAGCCCGCGGGCCGTCCGGCAGATACGCTCGCTGATTCGCGACCTCGCTCCCGCGATCGTTCACGCCCACGACGCGCGGGGCCACGCGCTGGCACTGCTCGCACTCGCGTCGCTGCCGCGCGAGAAGCGCCCTCCCCTGATCGTCACCCGGCGGGTCGTGTTTCCTCCGCGCTCGGCGCGACTCAAGTACGGCGGCCGCGTCGCGCGCTTCATCGCGATCTCGCAGGCGGTCCGCGACGCGATGGCAGCAGCGGGCATCGCTCCCGGGCGAATCTCGGTCGTGTACTCCGGCGTCCCGGCGCCGGTGGTGACGGCGCCCCGCGACTGGCGGAAGGAATGCCACTGGCCCGCGAACAGCGTGATCTGCGGCGTGGTCGGCGCGATGACCGGCGAGAAGGGCGTCGCCGAGGTCGCCGCGATCGCGCGCCGGCTGCCGGCGGACGCCGCCCGAAAGGCGCGGCTCGTGCTCATCGGAGGCGAGCGCGCCGACCGCTCGACCATGGGCGGCATCGAAGTGCACCGCCCAGGCTTCATCGAGGACGTGCACGACGCGATGGCCGGCCTGGACGCGCTCTGGCATCCGTCGTCGAGCGAGGGACTGGGGACCGCCGTCATCGACGCGATGGCGCTCGGAATTCCTCCGGTGGCATACGCCACCGGTGGGCTGCCCGAGCTGATCGAGGACGGCGTCAGCGGCCTGCTTGCGCCCGCGGGCGACGTCGCGGCTCTTGCCGCCGCGGCGGCCTCGCTGATCCGCGACGCCGCCCTGCGCGCCCGCTTGAGCGCCGCGGGGCCCCCGCGCGGGGCGCTGTTCGGCGTCGAGCGCATGGTGCGGGGCACGCGGGCCGTGTACGGAGAAGTACTCTCCCCGGAGCCTTAG
- a CDS encoding glycosyltransferase family 2 protein — translation MLYICIPTYNEAPTVGVLLWRIRSVFQEYSREYEIVVYDDASTDSTAETLEPYREVLPLTIIRGKSRAGYPAAVEACFREVVRRTRYPRRDAIIVMQADFTDAPEQLPELVRRFEGGADVVVADRTGSAELPKPVRRLKLLSSLLVKRFTGLTGVGDPFSGFRLFRVSVVKDLLAKGGNGGLSSAPGLGANLQLLLAASRVARRVESVPLPASYDVRVRESRVRPVSDAVALYKFALGHWRAPLPPAAPARAAR, via the coding sequence GTGCTCTATATCTGCATTCCGACGTACAACGAAGCGCCCACCGTTGGAGTCCTGCTCTGGCGGATTCGGTCGGTATTCCAGGAATACTCCCGGGAATACGAGATCGTCGTGTATGACGACGCGAGCACCGACTCCACCGCGGAGACGCTCGAGCCGTACAGGGAAGTGCTGCCTCTCACGATCATTCGTGGAAAGAGCCGCGCGGGATATCCGGCGGCCGTCGAGGCTTGCTTCCGCGAGGTCGTCCGTCGCACGCGGTACCCGCGGCGCGACGCCATCATCGTGATGCAAGCCGACTTCACCGACGCGCCCGAGCAGCTGCCCGAGCTCGTGCGGCGCTTCGAGGGCGGCGCGGACGTCGTGGTCGCGGACCGGACCGGCTCCGCCGAGCTGCCCAAGCCGGTTCGCCGGCTCAAGCTGCTGTCGTCGCTGCTGGTCAAGCGGTTCACCGGGCTCACGGGCGTCGGCGATCCCTTCAGCGGTTTCCGGCTGTTCCGTGTCTCGGTGGTGAAGGACCTGCTCGCGAAGGGCGGAAACGGCGGTCTCAGCTCGGCGCCGGGGCTCGGCGCCAACCTCCAGCTGCTGCTGGCGGCGTCGCGCGTGGCGCGGCGTGTCGAGAGCGTGCCGCTACCGGCCAGCTATGATGTTCGCGTGCGCGAGAGCCGGGTGCGCCCGGTGAGTGACGCGGTCGCGCTGTACAAGTTCGCGCTGGGCCACTGGAGGGCGCCGCTTCCCCCGGCGGCGCCGGCGAGGGCCGCCCGATGA
- a CDS encoding DUF3108 domain-containing protein, whose amino-acid sequence MIAAVALAILTGIGAAVSPPAVDHPFGVGEKLVFDVRFGPVKVGTSTMEVREISHIRGRAAYKTYFRVQGGTFFYKVDDILQSWIDTETLSSLRFVQRLDEGSRERERHFEIYPDRSVYVEVTKSATEHPSVSNPLDDASFLYFIRTIPLEVGRTYEFNRYFRPDRNPVKVRVLRRERIVVPAGTFNAIVLQPTIKSKGIFAEGGQAELWLSDDDRRMVLQLKTKVAFGSLNLFLRSFTPGR is encoded by the coding sequence ATGATCGCCGCGGTGGCGCTCGCCATTCTTACGGGAATCGGCGCGGCCGTATCGCCGCCCGCTGTGGACCACCCGTTCGGCGTCGGTGAAAAGCTGGTCTTCGATGTCCGGTTCGGTCCCGTGAAGGTCGGAACCAGCACGATGGAAGTGCGCGAGATCAGCCACATTCGCGGGCGGGCCGCGTACAAGACCTACTTCCGCGTGCAGGGCGGGACGTTCTTCTACAAGGTCGACGACATTCTTCAGAGCTGGATCGACACCGAGACCCTGTCGTCGCTGCGCTTCGTGCAGCGGCTCGACGAGGGGTCGCGCGAGCGCGAGCGGCACTTCGAGATCTACCCTGACCGCTCCGTCTACGTGGAAGTCACCAAGAGTGCCACAGAGCATCCGTCGGTGTCGAATCCGCTGGACGACGCATCCTTCCTGTATTTCATCCGGACGATTCCGCTGGAGGTCGGTCGGACCTACGAGTTCAACCGCTACTTCCGGCCCGATCGCAACCCGGTGAAGGTTCGCGTGCTGCGCAGGGAGCGGATCGTCGTTCCGGCGGGAACGTTCAACGCGATCGTGCTCCAGCCGACGATAAAGTCCAAGGGGATCTTCGCGGAGGGCGGCCAAGCCGAGCTGTGGCTGTCCGACGACGATCGTCGGATGGTGCTGCAGCTGAAGACGAAGGTTGCGTTCGGGTCGCTGAACCTGTTTCTCCGGTCATTTACGCCCGGCAGGTAG